The genomic stretch GTCCCAACAAAAAAGTGGGCAATATTTTAAGAGCTGTGTGTAAGGAAAAAATCAATTCGGTTCACCGAATATTGGCCGCCCAGGGGGAAATTTTCCAACTAAAAAGTACAACAAAATCCACACATTTGTGGTGCTCTCGAAAGCGCTTAAAATTTGGTACAAAATTGGGTCCAATTTGAAGGCTAAAGCGAGGATTTTCCTCAGAAAGGGGAACACAAGGATGGGAGCCTGGTAATCGGTCTCTTTACTGTATAAAATAGTTTGGAATCGTCGTAGGACACGTGGATTCTTGAAAAATCGCAGTGCATTGTGGGTATTCTTTTGGTTGCTTTTGAAAATTTCATccgtttattttattataagAATTTGGGACTGGAATAGTGATATTTGAGACATAAAATCGGGGGTATTTTTTCTATAGAATCCATTTGAGATGTGTGCGAGATGCGAGTGGGCAGGGGACCTGTCTATGCACCTATGATGCCTCTCTGACCAAGGCCCGCTGCCTACACGCTTCCTACAACAAATAACACAGGCTTCGGTCTCCTTCCTCAAGCGAATGCTTCAAAACGGAATGCCCAACAATCCAATAAAGACCAGGCATATTTTCTCCGACACTGGGACCGACTGCGCCTCGCCAAAGACTGTATTTATTGTGGGATCCTAACAGGGACGCAGCTGCCCAAGGCATTGACGAACCGAGCAGGCAGCAGAGCCACGGAAAAGATATTGAAGCACCGTCgaacgaaaataaaaatggaatttgtTCCGGATGCAATATATTGATATTTGTATAGTCGTTGGTTAAACACACACTTAAAGCGGATAATAAGTGACCTATGACCGAGGATTGGGAAATGGTTTTACAACTAAACCGTGGGCATTTTGTCTTGCAGACTTGCTTCAAACTCACCTGGCAACTCGGCCCAAGACTTGAGATCCACATCCCGGACATAGGTGGCGTCCATGGCCTCCGCGCAGATGGTCTGCAGGTGCCTCGTGATGGGCAGGGAACGGTTAAGCTGCACCCAGCTGCTCATCGTGTAGGTCTCGCGGCCCTTGTCCTCCTCGGGAGTGCGTATCGTGTGCGGGTTCTTCTGCCGCAGCTTGGCCATGGCGGCCGAGGAGATGAAGTCCCCCTTGTTGAACTTGGTGGCGAAGCACATGACCTGGTACTGGCTCTGGCCGCGCTCCTCCTCGCCGAGCACCAGGGCCTTGAGGATTTGAACCTCCTGGAATGGCGCGGGAGTAAAGGGGAAGAAGGGAATGAGATTTCTGAAGCAGAGGAGTGGTTGGGACTCGGATTCCTTCCACTTCCGTGGTCATGTGGGGGATACTTACATTGCGGAAGTCTATCACTTGGGTGATGAGGGTACCGTCGGTCTTCTGGAACTCGAGCGTAATCAGGTCCTCGCCAATATTGGAGGTGATGCTCTCCTGAATCACCTCGCCGCCCTGCAAAGGCCCGTTAGAGAGCAACAAGTGTTAGAATGGGCCTTAAGAACTGTTCTTCGGTGCCCCCCTCCCACTAGAATATTAATAAAGCACTGAGAACCGAGCACTGTTCGGGCTGGGGGTCTCTCTGGGGTTGTCGTCGGTTCTTAAATTAACTATGACAGCTCCTGCCGCTGGAAGCAGGGCGGCCCTGAACCGAATTAGAGTCAAGAGACTTGAAAAATAGCAAAAGGAACGAAGCCGAAACGGAACGGAGAGGGGAAATgtaaagaagaagaagaaccagGGTCAACTGCACCACAcaatctctccctctctctcactcacaaAAAGTGTGCCCTTTGCacgtgcctgtgtgtgtgtgtgtgtacatgaGCAAACATGTTGTTGTGTTGGTATTGTTCTTGCTGCCTCGCCGCTGCTTGGCTTTCCTTGTGTTTGCACAAAAGCACATGCAAACAAAGCAGTGCAGAGTAGAGCAGTGCAGAGTGGACATTTTTGGGCCACGGACAGCACGCGGCAACAATGAAGAATGTCACAtgtaaacacacacatgcacacgcacacacacacacaccgctgGGTACAGGGTGTCCTCCGTTTTTTGGCAATCTCATCTAAAATTAATCGAAAAACCCAAAggcacggggggggggggggaatcaCTGCTCAACAATTATGAACTGctttatgcaaatatattatacaagaaaatcaaatttcagtGCTTGTCGTTGTTTATTTCTGTTCTCTCTCccatttgtttttggcttttggcgcGCTCCCCTCTAGTCCGGGTGTCGCCATTTGTTTATACAAtgccgctctgctctgctctgcttctaTTCTTGGTTTCTTGGTGTTCATTTTGCTTAGAGATCATCTGCGCCAATTGATGGAGGTTTATCTAGTTCTTCATCGGTTCCGGGCATAGCCGGACTTTGTTCCATGGGAAATACTTCCTCTTTAGCCtctgtttcttcttctttcgGCTGCTTGGCAGCCGCCTGGTCCGACGATTCCCCGGGACGCACCTGATTCTGGACGTTGATGAGCAGCTGTGCCTGCGccccgccgctgccgcctgaGATTAGCAGGTTGCAGATCAGGAACCAAAGGAAGCCGCGGCTGTGCTTGAAGAAGTGGTGGCGATTCACAAGGCGGCCATCGCAGAAGCGCCTCTGCAGCCCCTTGCCCAGCATGTTGAAGGGGGCCAGCGCCCGGTGGTGGGTCAAGCGCCATCTGGTCTGGCGCACTTTCTGGGCCAGGTCGGCCATGGCCATCTCCTGACTTGTTTCCCCTTCCAAAATCATTGTCGCTCCTTCACTTGGTGGTCTGCTTAGCGGCGaacttgcttttatttttgttttttttttttcgaaaacgACGtgattaaattatatttttgagtgcgaaaaacaaaatgcgTCTGACAGTACCGCTCGCTAGAAACTTGACGTTTTGATGTTGATGTTTCAACGGGCTTTTCTGAACTCAGAAAGTAACTCGACTCGACGCTATTctctattttgttgttgttgcgcgGCCGAATTTCGCATTTTGGTTTTGTCCGAACTTCTGAACGTGTCCGCGACGTGTTTTGGGATTTTCGAGGTGTTAGTGTTGAGTGTGACCAGTCTGTGGAATCGAAGGCATACCATGTAGCTGTACATGTTTGGCGGTTTCTTGGGAAAAATATTGCTCGGCAACATGAGGCTAGAATCAGTGCTGCCAGAATTTCCGAGTCGCTACAAGCAATAAATATGCTGAAAAATATGCActcaaaaaataatacatgTGTGAGTTTATTTGGAAAATATGCTCAACAGCTTGTATAATATATTTGATAATTTAAAAACGCTAAATCAAGCCTGAAAAATGCTAAACTACCAGCGGAGGCTCGTGTGGGCCATGAAATGTTGCTGGGCGTGGACACATGCTGCTGACTTATGTTGCTAGAAACAGCtgtgcaaaaaaaaccaaaataaattaCTCCATTTTTAGAGACATTTTCTTAGTGTGAATGTTAGTGATTTGCGCCAGATAACCAACGAAATATAGTATATTTCTCTAACATTCGAAAATACTGTTTTTGGTATTATCGCCGCTTGCGTGCACACTATTTCGACAGCTGTTGCACACTTTCTTCACACTAACTTTGCCCAAACGCTTGTGGGCAGTGCTGCCAGATGATCAGTGTATATAGGCGAAAAACAGCCAAAGCTAGTGTTAAAAATGCCAGATCTAGCCTGAAACATGCTAAACTGGCACCACTGCGTGTGACGTGttgttttttgtaaaatatgttTTCTATCAATTGAAAGAGAAATAATTGATAAACCAGTCGCTGCTATTGCCAATTTTCACCGGGACCCACGCACCAAACACCATGTTGACCCTAAGGGAGCGccaaataagtaaataaactAGAATTGTGGCTGTGCAGAATATCAATTGACTAATTTGCCTCCTCACGCAGATGCCATTAAGCAAATGCTTAATTTAAATTCGCAGCAGCCCAAGGCCCTGGCCGCAGAGCCGGTTTGGAAGATCCTCATCTACGACCGCGTGGGACAGGACATCATCTCGCCGGTCATCTCCATCAAGGAGCTGCGTGAACTGGGCGTGACACTGCATGTGTGAGTGGCGCGGACCCGTGGGTCCTTTAGTCACAGTATACTGAAATAAGCATGATTCCCTCTACATAGACAACTCCATTCGGATCGCGACTCCATACCGGACGTGCCGGCCATCTACTTCTGCCTGCCCACCGACGAGAATCTCGATCGCATCCAGCAGGACTTCTCCAACGGCCTGTACGACATCTATCACCTGAACTTCCTGGCGCCCATTACGCGCACCAAGATCGAGAacctggccgccgccgccctgcACGCCGGCTGCGTGGCCAACATCCACCGGATGTACGACCAGTATGTGAATTTCATCAGCCTGGAGGACGACTTTTTCGTGCTGAAGCACCAGCAGAGCGACCAGCTGTCTTACTACGCCATCAACCGGGCCAACACGCGCGACGAGGAGATGGTGGCGCTGATGGACTCCATCGTGGACTCCCTCTTCGCCCTGTTCGTCACTCTGGGCAACGTGCCCATCATCCGCTGTCCGCGGAACAGTGCCGCCGAGATGGTGGCCCGGAAGCTGGAGAAGAAGCTGCGCGAGAACCTCTGGGACGCGCGCGCCAATCTGTTCCACATGGACGCCACCCAGGCCGGCGGCGGAGTGTTCAGCTTCCAGCGgcccgtgctgctgctgctggaccgGAATGTGGACCTGGCCACGCCGCTGCACCACACATGGTCGTACCAGGCGCTGGTCCACGATGTTCTCGACCTGGGCCTGAACCTGGTCTACGTCGAGGACGAGGCGTCGGGAGGTAGCTTTCCGCAGCTTCGCTTCTTTAATCGAATTACATCTATGAAATGCTTGCAGGGGCCCGAAAGAAGCCGAAGGCCTGTGATCTGGACCGCAACGATCGCTTCTGGATGACCCACAAGGGCAGTCCCTTCCCCACGGTGGCCGAGGCCATccaggaggagctggagtccTACCGGAACTCGGAGGAGGAGATCAAGCGTCTCAAGACCTCGATGGGCATGGAGGGGGAGTCGGACATTGCCTTCTCGCTGGTCAACGACACGACGACGCGCCTCACCAACGCCGTCAACTCGCTGCCGCAGCTGATGGAGAAGAAGCGGCTGATCGACATGCACACCAAGATTGCCACAGCCATCCTCAACTACATCAAGGCGCGCCGCCTGGACTCGTACTTTGAGATCGAGGAGAAGGTCATGTCGAAGCAGACGCTGGACAAgccgctgctggagctgctgcgcgACCCGGAGTTTGGCCAGCCGGAGGACAAGCTGCGGCTGTACATCATCTACTACATCTGCGCCCAGCAGCTGCCCGAGTCCGAGGTGGAGCGGCTCAAGGAGGCCCTGCAGGCCGCCGGCTGTGACCTGACCGCCCTGGCCTACGTGCAGCGCTGGAAGGCGCTCATGAATCGCTCGCCGGGCATCAGCCAAGCCACCCAGTACGAGGGCGGGGGCACCAAAACCGTTTCCATGTTCACCAAACTTGTCTCGCAGGGCAGCTCCTTCGTCATGGAGGGCGTCAAGAATCTGGTTGTGAAGCGGCACGTGAGTAAAGCCACAAAATCTCCTCGAAAGCGTTAATTTCCAGCTGTCTTGTTGCTTCTGCAGAACCTGCCGGTCACCAAGATCACGGAGCAGGTGATGGAGTGCCGCAGCAATGCCGAAACAGATGACTATCTGTATCTGGACCCCAAGCTGCTGAAGGGCGGCGATGTCCTGCCCAAGAACCGTGCCCCATTCCAGGACGCCGTCGTCTTCATGGTCGGCGGCGGCAACTACATCGAGTACCAGAATCTGGTGGACTTTATCAAGCAGAAGCAGACGTCCAACGTGCAGCGGCGCATCATCTACGGCGCCTCCACGCTGACCAACGCGAGGCAGTTCCTCAAGGAGCTCTCAGCCCTGGGCGGCGAGATCCAATCCCCCGCGACGACTAGTTAGGAGCGGCTGCTCCGATTCCATTGCTGCTGAGCGAGCAACTGGACAGGGACTGGgagggcaggacaggacaggactgggctgggctggactgggctgggctgggcttcTTTCTTTTTACTTTAAGAAtatccaaaaataaattaaatgcaaggcaaaagaaaaaaaaacgacgaAGATGAGGAACTCCACACTCGGCAATTACTCCAACCTGACGCTTAATCCCCGAAGGACAACAAGCAAAAACACGCGTAGTCCCGTGTACAACAAGCCcggggaggggcggggcggCGCGACGCGGGCACTCGCATTCTAGGCACCCATTAACACCAACTTGGCAACGCTTTGATGGACAGCTGACAGACAGCCAGTCAACGACTGAGGCGATGATGGGCCctgcctgatgcctgatgcctgacGCTTGCTTCTCAATGCCCTTCATGGTGACGATGACGCTGATGCTGACGGCGGCGGCCTCGGCTACAATTATGGGGCGACAACTATGCGCGGCACTTGGGGACAGGCataggcacaggcacagcacagggatagggatagggttGTAGGGACAGGCCTTAGCAATTAGCACTATCCCTGGCGATCTATGAATGGAGCAGAGTGGAGCACTGAACTGATTGAAAGTCGCTGAGttgactggactggactggtgACTGCTGTGGATTGTGGAGAGGCTGTCACCAAGCAGCGTCAAATTATCCATCTAACTGGAGTTCGCGaacgatgtggatgtggatacTTGGCTAGGCCTTGTGGTTCGAGCTGACAATCATACGAAATCAGACACATAAAGTGTGTATTCGGGGAAGTCATCAAATAGATGGCTAAATCGTTTAAAACGATATGGGTAAAACATGGAAAACCCGTGGAAAAGGTACACCGAAAATAATAGATATGACAAAGGTGATATGATGGCCACGAAGGTGATTAGAAAATGTTGGAAAACGGTAATTAAACTAGGAAAGAACTAACTGAAATTAGTTAAAAAGGGTGCCCCAGATAGAAGCCTAAAGTAATGAGATGTATATCATCCGTAAAGGAATGGTTACTGGTGCCAAAAATGAGTATGAACAGGAATTGCACTTTGAAAACGCTCTGCAAACAAATTTGGTTAAGCGAATCAGTAAATCGTTTGAAATGCTAATCAAAATATGGTCTAAACTGTAAATCTGTGGACTTGATGGCTAATAAATATGGCTATGATATGTAAATTGATTGGTTATGCCCCGATAGTCtattaaatcaataaaaacttaatttaGTTCGAATTAGTAATTATATTTTGAGTGCAAGCTTAGTTTTTGTAGCAAGTTTAGTTATAATATACTCGAATATTAGTGGTTAACACGCtgcgcgtcatgcagcagcgcctcTCGGTTGCTTGGGCGGGATTAGgacgcgtaacagccttctgctggtgtctcGCAGAACACTTGATGGTGCAGTGATGGCCTATCAACGTCCAGAACATAAACTCTCCATATCCCACCCATACCAAACCCATACCTTTGACCTGTTGAACCCTCAAGCAGAAATCTATGGCTAAAAAGCTTCGTTTGAAGCGAAGCCCCACTGTTAAACAGTTTCCCGAGCTGAGGAAGCAAACAAGATTGAGGAGAAAAAACCCTACCGAACCGAGTCGATCCGAGTCGATCCGTTTCGATCCGTAGCCTAATTAACACTTTTGGTAAATCAGAATTGATGGCCCTGCTGAAAGGCCGCAGAAGAGATgatgacgctgacgctgacgatgacgacgattATTCATGGAGCGTTGAGCTTAAATATTGGTTTTGGTTGGGTTGGAACCCAGGGCGAAGGGCGAAGGCGAAGGGGGGAGacttgggttgggttgggttacTATCCCGACTACCCGTGGCCACAATTTAAATGTTAACATAAACAAGAGCAATTTAACAAAGGCCAAGAGACCCCACCAACCacacgaaagagagaaaaaaaaagaaccaaaataccaaaaaaagaggagaaaaaacCAAGTCAAACTCTGGCCCAAAAACTGGTAACCAAAGTGATTTCACGGGTGGTCCGAAAAAGATGCGGCTCAAACAAatcataaagaaaaaaaacgagaagagaagaagaaaaaactgaGAGAAAAACGACTACAGAAACTAACAACGAAAACGCAACATGAAAGAAATTCTTAGCCTGCCACATGCATGAATCGATTATGTGGTAAATGCACTGTccgcgtgtgcgtgtgccccctgtgtgtgtgtgtgtgtgtgtgagcgtgcTCCTGTCCCCACTGGGGAGCAGATACTCCaccaaagaagaaaaaatggTCAGGCAGCCGTTTCCCACATTCCTGCTGTGAATCATAATGGCTGCCGCTGTCGTCGTCTTGGTTCGGCTTGGTTCTCCGGGTCTgggcacacacatatgtatgtgtacatcccatacatatatcataatCTTAACAACTCTTAACAAGGCAGAACAAATTCCAAAATTCGAGAAGCCCCAACCCAGCAGAAACAGCCAGTCAGGCGGTCGGACGCGATCCCAGGCCAGACCCCAACAAAatgaagtggaagtggaagtggaagtcaggcaggcaggcaggcagatagaaagagagagagagagcagaccCCATGAATGGTCGATGACTGGCCTGGAGTCTGGAGATCTGTGGAGGCAGTGCAGCCAAGCCATGGCTATGAGCAGTCATAAACCTCAATCGTACCACGGATCTGCTCGCACTTGGGGGAGTTGTCTGCTTAAGGTCTTCTTTTATAGATTTTCCACTCGAATTAGTGTTTAATTAAgcatttctatatatatatattttatttttggggctatgAGCAGTTTTGGAGGACTTTTAATGCTTTTTTAAGCCAATCCATTTACCCCTTATATATTCGTATTTAGAACCCTTTGATCTCCTTGGAAAGGTTCTATAAAAGGGGTTCTGTTAGGGTTTTAATATTTCTTTAATAAGAATGGCGAATAGTCCATGGAATGATTTCTAATGATACTCCCCTACGAGACGATTCATTGAGTCCAGGTTTTGACACTTTTGTTCCTAATTTGGATTAATATATTATAACTACTATTGTTTTGGGGCGGTATGCTAAGGTCTTGGGACTAATATTGTATCTTAATCGTATTTACAAATAATTCccaaaaaatactaaagaATATCCCAGTGTAAAAAGTCTTCAGGCGAAGGTCTTTCAAAGACAGATACATTTCTCCCCACCAAACGACCAAAAAAATCCCTCAATGGCTTCCAAACTGCCTTCAACGCTTGTCAAACTGTGTTCGCTCTCCCATGggatattttttgttgggtttatTTGAGATTCGGATTCCTATTGATTGTATTTCTATTTATCCTTGGCAGCATTTTGTAGGGCCTGCCGCCGCCTTCGGTGGTCCACGCGGGAATCGGGAGCGGCCTGCTAATTACTCAACCCAATAATAATACAGCAACAAGAAACGAGCCGAAACGAGGGCCCAAATATTTGCCGGCCATAAAAGAGCAAGCGACGAATGGATCAGCCGGGATCAGGAGTCGACTGGGCTTGTTAGCGGCTTGTTAGCCGGGCTACCAAAACTGGCAAACAGAAAcggcccaaaaaaaaaaaaaaaagagtggagAAAATTAAAGTGAAATAATTTAGTAATAAAAGATTCGGCCGtaaattgatttaaacaaaaaaaatattattgcGTGACGCATCGCATGACCCGGACCCGGCAGTCAGGAATCATTAAGAAAAGAAATCCAAATAAATGCCAAGAAAATGTGAGCGGGACGAGACACGACCCTGATGGATCCCTCTTTGCTGGGTCTTCATTATCCTGCCCCGAGGCGGTTTTCTCTTGGCCACCAAcaaacagcagccaacagctTCATCAAACCTAAACAAATATGTTACCCTGGGCATGGGTTACCCCACACGCTGCTCTGCCCCTTCCCCACCAGATTGATCCTCGGGTCAGGCCAGAGCAGACGAGGACGCAGACGTGGACCCCACCAATTCGAAGGAGAGGACCAGGCtgtctttgcctttgcctttgcctttgctttacGATCGCGTATCTCAAGTTTATCGCTTCATTTTCATGTTTTATGCGCAATTTATGCCGCAGAGCCGCAGACCGCTCTCCCTGCGCCTCCTTCTTGGCCCTGTCTTGGGCCACGTCTGGGGGCCTGACGCTGCTCTGGCTGGAGCTGGCAATTGCACACGCACCGCTTTGTCTGGCCCAGcagagagcacagagcacagagcactgAGCATAGAGCATATATATGCTCTTCCACGGTCGTGTGCCTTGGGAACCcaaagaaaccgaaaccatATACAACCTGATCTCGCATTGGTTATAAGTAGTTTTTGCTGCTCTTCCTTTTGGTTTGGGGTCTGCgattcttgttttttttctttgttttagttgttttAGTCGCTTGCATAATAAAATTAAGCTAACATGCGGTCAGGGATGCGGTTTAGAGGGATTGAGTGGTCCCTCTGAAGGTGGAGGAGTGCCTCATCCttgattttttaatgaaaatcgaattttatttatttatttaataccAAGAGCTtaccattttttgtttaaaaaattgtataaaataaaGCATTCACGGTAGGCTTATAAAAATGCGGTTTAGAGGGATTGAGTGGTCCCTAaccaacaaagaaaaaacctCTGAAGGCGGAGGCACACCCCAcgacatttaaaaaatatccttttgttttgatttttactgatttttaaacgaaaatcgaattttatttatttatttaattccAAGAGCTTGccatttttcgtttaaaaaattgtataaaataaaGCATTCAAGTTAGGCTTAGAAAAATTAGCCaatcttatagaaaattgattaatttataagattaaacaatttttcttttgaaaatgCTCTTAAAACAGCATTAAACTAAAAATGATGGCTGTGCCAGCACTGTAGGTCCGTCACTGTATCTATAAAGGGCATCAGGGGAAGCCCTGTTTTATTTTCAGCGTTTGACAGCACTTAAAATTGGACAATGCCTTaagaattataattatataattatattataattttatattatatattttttatattataattatattaatttatatatattaatatggtatatttttacacGACTTTGATCATCAACAGCTTCAGTGCTCTTTTGAAGTCGATCCTTACTCAAAAATGAGTCGTTATTTGATTGGGCACAAGCCGTGGAAAAATATCTGTCATGTTTTCGGTTTCCTTCCACTGTTTTACCAGAAGTACCTAAAGTTAAGGTAagaaaaaataggaaaaacaAATACTTGAGCTTAAcattaatttgaaaatttctTTCTTAAGGCCTTTATTGATCTAGAATATTCGATAAAACTAGTTGAAGTTGTTCCAAAGTCTGTGCTTTCCCACAATCGATGTGGTCggcatttccatttgccataCAAAAAATGGTGGCCGAAAGTATCGGCAATTAGCCAGCCGCTTTGAAGGCAATTAACCCGCGATTAAtgggcgcacacacacacagaaagacaTTAAAGACACAGACAGTAGATCCCGAAATGCAGGAACATAAAAATGTTGAGACTGCCCACACTAGAGGCCCGCTGCACTCTCCacaacccccacccccaccc from Drosophila pseudoobscura strain MV-25-SWS-2005 chromosome 4, UCI_Dpse_MV25, whole genome shotgun sequence encodes the following:
- the Slh gene encoding protein sly1 homolog, with protein sequence MLTLRERQINAIKQMLNLNSQQPKALAAEPVWKILIYDRVGQDIISPVISIKELRELGVTLHVQLHSDRDSIPDVPAIYFCLPTDENLDRIQQDFSNGLYDIYHLNFLAPITRTKIENLAAAALHAGCVANIHRMYDQYVNFISLEDDFFVLKHQQSDQLSYYAINRANTRDEEMVALMDSIVDSLFALFVTLGNVPIIRCPRNSAAEMVARKLEKKLRENLWDARANLFHMDATQAGGGVFSFQRPVLLLLDRNVDLATPLHHTWSYQALVHDVLDLGLNLVYVEDEASGGARKKPKACDLDRNDRFWMTHKGSPFPTVAEAIQEELESYRNSEEEIKRLKTSMGMEGESDIAFSLVNDTTTRLTNAVNSLPQLMEKKRLIDMHTKIATAILNYIKARRLDSYFEIEEKVMSKQTLDKPLLELLRDPEFGQPEDKLRLYIIYYICAQQLPESEVERLKEALQAAGCDLTALAYVQRWKALMNRSPGISQATQYEGGGTKTVSMFTKLVSQGSSFVMEGVKNLVVKRHNLPVTKITEQVMECRSNAETDDYLYLDPKLLKGGDVLPKNRAPFQDAVVFMVGGGNYIEYQNLVDFIKQKQTSNVQRRIIYGASTLTNARQFLKELSALGGEIQSPATTS